The Callospermophilus lateralis isolate mCalLat2 chromosome 3, mCalLat2.hap1, whole genome shotgun sequence genome has a segment encoding these proteins:
- the Whamm gene encoding WASP homolog-associated protein with actin, membranes and microtubules: MEDEQPDSLEGWVPLREDLFSSPERHQLRFLVAWNDAEGQFAVTCHDRTAQRRRRREGTSPEPAGAAPSWAGLLSAAGFRGAHRQLAALWPPLERSFPELPPELDVAGCGAGDRGRGLWALVWPVRVGLGETALLELCGQLERYLAEAAEGCGGVTVRDALFPALSGAADCESPHELRERALRARWAEAGARLHQVLQGHEKANNMVSLMKIYQEEDEAYQELVTMATMFFQYLLQPFRDMREVATLCKLGILKSLDEDNLGPKRVVAQQKEAKEWSRRAEEAVVSIQEITVNYFKETVKALAGMQKQMEQDRRRYGQAAWATATPRLEKLNLMLARETLQLMRAKELCLNHKRAQIQRKVEDLPEQEKNIHVVDELEIQYYEIQLELYEVKFEILKNEEILLTTQLNSIKRLIKEKQDEVVYYDPCESPEELTGMDHVADLQHGRNLEVKELSLQCQKLEAKRGRICARRASLRNRKDQCKENHRLRLQQAEESTRYFHQHHSIQMKRDKIKEEEQKKKEWINQERQKTLQRLRAYKEKYSVQSLQQTSCSEPGAPNLPADLPWQRSSPVSQLVSVAPPCSGKARSAPLVPEVCTEKTPKDQDYHRNIPVQIFVPVGDRTHFKSSEELSLSPPQQQPSPPPPPPPPPPPPPLPPPLSALASSQAANHRNSGLGTWVKDDQPRSLVCGSPAEIPPNSLESFQCPGSMDEVLASLRHSRSPLQKAEVPFSPAPRTSVNEHILAAIRQGVKLRKVHTDLGSGLSDKPTSDLERSIKAALQRIKRVSADSEEDSDEQSPSEWDH, translated from the exons ATGGAGGACGAGCAGCCAGACAGCCTGGAGGGCTGGGTGCCACTCCGCGAGGATCTCTTCAGCTCACCCGAACGGCACCAGTTGCGCTTCCTGGTGGCCTGGAACGACGCGGAGGGCCAGTTCGCTGTGACTTGTCACGACCGCACGgcgcagcggcggcggcggcgtgaAGGGACCTCGCCGGAGCCTGCCGGGGCCGCGCCCAGTTGGGCCGGCCTGCTCTCGGCCGCAGGGTTCCGCGGGGCGCACCGGCAGCTGGCGGCGCTGTGGCCGCCCCTGGAACGCAGCTTCCCAGAGCTACCGCCCGAGCTGGACGTGGCTGGCTGCGGGGCCGGGGACCGCGGGCGCGGGCTGTGGGCGCTAGTGTGGCCGGTGCGCGTTGGCCTCGGAGAAACGGCGCTACTGGAGCTCTGCGGGCAACTGGAGCGCTATCTGGCCGAAGCGGCCGAAGGCTGCGGCGGTGTCACCGTGCGCGACGCGCTCTTCCCCGCGTTAAGCGGCGCGGCCGACTGCGAGAGCCCGCACGAGCTCCGGGAGCGGGCCTTGCGCGCGCGTTGGGCCGAGGCGGGAGCGCGGCTGCACCAG GTTCTTCAAGGACATGAAAAAGCCAACAACATGGTATCATTGATGAAAATTTATCAAGAGGAAGATGAAGCTTATCAGGAATTGGTTACTATGGCAACCATGTTCTTCCAGTATTTACTGCAGCCATTCAGGGACATGCGGGAAGTTGCAACTTTATGTAAGCTTGGTATTTTG AAGTCCCTGGATGAGGATAATCTGGGTCCTAAAAGGGTAGTTGCCCAGCAGAAGGAAGCCAAAGAGTGGAGCAGACGTGCTGAAGAAGCTGTTGTCTCTATTCAGGAGATCACTGTGAATTATTTTAAGGAAACAGTAAAAGCATTAGCAG GAATGCAGAAACAAATGGAACAGGATAGGAGGAGATATGGCCAGGCTGCCTGGGCCACAGCCACTCCCAGATTAGAAAAACTCAATCTCATGCTAGCTCGAGAGACCCTGCAACTCATGAGAGCCAAGGAGCTGTGTTTAAATCACAAAAGAGCGCAAATTCAGAGAAAG GTGGAAGATCTTccagaacaagaaaaaaatatacatgttgTAGATGAATTAGAAATACAATATTATGAAATTCAATTGGAACTATATGAGGTAAAATTTGAgatattaaaaaatgaagaaatacttCTTACTACACAGCTGAACTCTATTAAAAGACTTATAAAag AGAAACAGGATGAAGTTGTGTACTATGACCCGTGTGAAAGTCCAGAGGAACTTACAGGTATGGATCATGTAGCCGACCTGCAGCATGGTAGGAACTTGGAGGTGAAAGAACTCAGCTTGCAGTGCCAGAAGCTGGAGGCCAAACGGGGCAGGATCTGTGCCAGGAGAGCCTCGCTCAGGAACAGAAAG GATCAGTGCAAAGAAAACCATCGGCTCAGATTGCAACAGGCTGAAGAAAGTACAAGATATTTTCATCAGCATCATAGTATTCAAATG aaaagagacaaaataaaagaagaggagcaaaagaaaaaagagtgGATAAACCAAGAACGCCAAAAAACACTCCAGCGATTAAGAGCCTATAAAGAG aaatattcagttCAATCCTTACAGCAGACATCCTGCTCGGAACCTGGGGCTCCAAACCTGCCAGCTGACCTTCCCTGGCAGAGGTCCTCACCAGTTTCTCAGCTTGTGTCAGTCGCTCCCCCGTGCTCTGGGAAGGCCCGAAGCGCTCCTCTCGTACCTGAAGTTTGTACTGAGAAAACCCCCAAGGATCAAGACTATCACAGAAATATCCCTGTCCAGATTTTTGTTCCAGTTGGTGACCGAACACACTTCAAATCCAGTGAAGAGCTGTCATTGTCCCCACCACAACAAcaaccttctcctcctcctcctcctcctcccccaccaccaccaccacctctccCTCCACCTCTTTCTGCTCTGGCCTCTTCTCAAGCTGCCAATCATCGGAACTCAGGTCTTGGAACTTGGGTAAAAGATGATCAGCCACGTTCTCTAGTGTGTGGGTCACCTGCTGAGATACCACCCAATTCCTTGGAAAGTTTTCAATGCCCAG GATCTATGGACGAAGTGTTGGCCTCCTTAAGGCACAGCAGAAGCCCTCTCCAGAAAGCAGAAGTGCCCTTTTCGCCTGCTCCCCGCACATCAGTCAACGAGCACATTCTGGCTGCTATAAGACAAGGGGTGAAACTGAGGAAAGTCCACACAGATTTGGGCTCAGGCCTCAGTGACAAGCCAACCAGTGACCTAGAGAGGAGCATTAAAGCTGCACTCCAAAGAATCAAGAGAGTGTCTGCTGACTCAGAGGAAGACAGCGATGAGCAGAGCCCCAGCGAGTGGGACCATTAA